The Parabacteroides sp. AD58 genome includes a window with the following:
- a CDS encoding SDR family NAD(P)-dependent oxidoreductase yields the protein MPKKPVSNRAGHKRRVFVTGGASGIGKAIVKAFSNEGYRVAFCDRDAERGKETSKETGALFFPADVSDKEALESCLQQLFDRWGDVDILINNAGISEFSPLTETTVEEFDRILSINLRPVFVASRYLALHRKQQTFPNPYGRIINLCSTRYLMSEAGTEGYSASKGGIYSLTHALAVSLAEWHITVNSISPGWIATHDYDQLTSQDHLQHPSGRVGRPEDIARMCVFLCQDGNDFINGENIVIDGGMTKKMIYVE from the coding sequence ATGCCGAAGAAACCGGTAAGTAATCGTGCCGGACACAAACGCCGGGTGTTTGTAACGGGTGGAGCTTCGGGTATCGGTAAAGCTATCGTGAAGGCTTTTAGTAACGAAGGTTACCGGGTGGCGTTTTGCGACCGCGATGCGGAGCGGGGAAAAGAAACGTCGAAGGAAACCGGGGCGCTTTTCTTTCCGGCGGATGTCAGTGATAAAGAGGCTTTGGAATCTTGTCTGCAGCAACTGTTTGACCGCTGGGGCGATGTGGATATCTTGATCAATAATGCCGGAATCAGCGAGTTTTCTCCTCTGACAGAAACGACGGTGGAAGAATTCGACCGGATTTTATCGATCAATCTGCGGCCGGTCTTCGTGGCTTCCCGTTATCTGGCGTTACACCGGAAGCAACAGACATTTCCAAATCCTTACGGGCGTATTATCAATCTCTGTTCGACTCGTTATTTGATGAGTGAGGCCGGCACCGAAGGATATTCAGCTTCGAAAGGAGGTATTTATTCCTTGACGCATGCGTTGGCTGTTTCTCTGGCGGAATGGCATATTACTGTCAATTCGATTTCCCCTGGCTGGATAGCGACGCATGATTATGACCAACTGACAAGTCAGGATCATTTGCAACATCCTTCAGGAAGAGTCGGGCGGCCGGAAGATATTGCCCGGATGTGTGTCTTCTTGTGTCAGGACGGAAATGACTTTATCAACGGCGAAAACATCGTGATCGATGGCGGAATGACCAAAAAGATGATCTATGTGGAATAA
- a CDS encoding exonuclease SbcCD subunit D: protein MKLIHTSDWHLGHTLYNYDRTEEQQAFLLQLAEIVEREQPDALLVSGDVYHYSSPSAAVQKMYTEAMLEIHRRCPSMTIVVTAGNHDSSSKLEITRSLWESFGLHVVGSIQREEETVQWTRHIVEVTGKDGRPVGYILPVPHVYPQNFPSPDPEMKREERMPYFFQTLLDETKRINTTGLPVVLMAHLAVTGSDTTGHTDLIGGMDYFPLNQLGTGYDYLALGHIHCPQTLKGSDGRARYCGTPYPVSFDETYPHSVSLVTVESGKQPEIQIIPIENPWPCLTLPPEPLPFEEALQQLKEFPDDKRAYIRLNVLSENYLSPDCQERASEATRGKACRYCYIKLNRQQKETGEEQPHLSIQELKQQSPLEIARRYYQETTGNTMDDELNLLLQEAMNQIHSSANE from the coding sequence ATGAAACTGATTCATACCAGCGACTGGCATCTGGGCCATACCTTATATAATTACGACAGAACAGAAGAGCAACAGGCATTTCTCCTGCAATTGGCGGAAATCGTGGAGCGCGAACAGCCGGATGCTCTTCTCGTAAGTGGAGATGTTTACCATTATTCATCGCCTTCGGCAGCCGTACAGAAGATGTACACCGAAGCCATGTTGGAGATTCACCGGCGGTGTCCATCGATGACCATCGTCGTGACGGCTGGCAACCACGACAGCAGTTCCAAACTCGAAATCACCCGAAGTTTATGGGAGAGTTTCGGTTTGCACGTAGTAGGTTCCATCCAGCGGGAAGAAGAAACAGTCCAATGGACACGGCACATTGTCGAAGTAACCGGAAAAGACGGTCGGCCAGTCGGCTACATTCTCCCGGTGCCTCACGTTTATCCGCAGAACTTTCCGAGTCCTGATCCGGAGATGAAACGGGAAGAACGGATGCCGTATTTCTTCCAGACCTTATTGGATGAGACGAAACGAATCAACACCACAGGTTTGCCAGTCGTACTGATGGCACATCTGGCTGTTACCGGTTCCGATACGACCGGACATACCGATCTCATTGGCGGGATGGATTATTTTCCCCTGAACCAATTGGGAACAGGTTACGATTATCTCGCCTTAGGACACATTCATTGCCCGCAAACCCTAAAAGGAAGCGACGGACGCGCTCGCTATTGCGGTACGCCCTATCCGGTAAGCTTTGATGAAACGTATCCGCATTCGGTTTCGTTGGTAACCGTTGAATCTGGGAAACAGCCCGAAATCCAAATCATTCCGATCGAGAATCCGTGGCCATGCCTTACCTTGCCCCCAGAACCGCTTCCGTTTGAAGAAGCCTTGCAGCAGCTGAAAGAGTTTCCCGACGACAAACGGGCTTATATCCGTCTCAATGTCCTGTCTGAAAATTATCTGTCGCCCGACTGTCAGGAACGGGCTTCCGAAGCGACCCGCGGAAAGGCGTGCCGGTATTGCTACATCAAACTCAACCGCCAGCAGAAGGAAACCGGCGAGGAGCAGCCTCACCTCAGTATCCAGGAACTCAAACAGCAGTCGCCTTTAGAAATTGCCCGCCGTTATTATCAGGAGACAACCGGCAACACCATGGACGACGAATTGAACCTCCTGCTGCAGGAAGCCATGAATCAGATTCACTCATCAGCAAACGAATAG